The following nucleotide sequence is from Chryseobacterium sp. CY350.
ATGAATTCTAATTTGTTATATACGATCAACGTTGCATATTTCATACCACAAAATTTTTGCTAAATCATTGAGGATTAAATAAAACCTTCTGATTTTAATTTTTAGCGTATGCAACTCTCCAGACGATTCCGCTTACATCATCGGCAACAAGCAGCGAACCGTCAGCAATCTGCAAAACACCTACAGGTCTGCCGTAAACATCTCCTTTTTGTTCGTTTGCAATAAATCCGGTTAAAAATGGCTGATATGATCCTGAAGCTTTTCCGTTATTGAATGGGACAAAAGCCACCTGATAACCTGCGAGTGATGAGCGGTTCCAAGAGCCGTGCTGGCCGATAAAAGCTCCGTTTTTATATTTTTCAGGAAACTGATTACCGGTATAAAACGATAAGCCTAAAGAAGCAGTGTGCGATCCCAGAGGAACATCAGGCACTAATGTTTTTGCTACTAATTCAGGCTTCTCTCCTTTTCTTCTCGGATCTTCATTCTTTCCGAAATAAGCATACGGCCATCCGTAAAACTGACCCTGTTTTACGCTTGTCAGATAATCGGGAACAAGCTCGTCACCAAGCTCATCTCTTTCATTAACAACCGTATACAGTTCACCTGTAGCAGGATTCCAACTCATACCGACAGGATTTCTAAGACCTGCTGCATATATTTTTTCGCCACTTCCATCAAGATTTACTTCCAGAATATTGGCTCTTCTAACTTCATTCTCCATTCCGTTTTCTCCAACATTACTTCCGGAACCCACGGAAATATAAATTTTCGACTGCTCTTTATTGGCAATTAAATTTCTCGTCCAATGATTGTTGTAACCACCTGCCGGAAGATTTACGATTTTCTTTCCAGGCTGGGTAATCTTGGTGTCACCTTCTTTGTAAGGGTAAACCCAAAGTCCGTCGGTATTGGCAACATAAAATTTATCTTTAATAATCAACATTCCGTAAGGCTGATTTAATTGATCAAGGAACACAGAAGATGATTCCGGGATACCGTCTTTGTTCGCATCCCTGTATAAGATGATGCGGTTTGCAGATTTTCCGCCAACTTCAGCATCACTTTTCCCGCTGATATCATTTTTTATTTTCTCCGTTTTTGTGCGTTCAGAATTAGAAAGTACCACAAAAACATCTCCGTTAGCAGCCTGTATCATGTTTCTTGGGCTTTTAATATTTTCAGCAAAACGTGTAACAACAAATCCTTCGGGCGCTGTCGGAGTTTTTCCTGCAGGCCAGCCGATAACGTTGCTAAATTTGTTTTTGGAAGCCTTTTCATCAGGCGCAGGAAGTTTTAAGGTATCAGTTTTAGTAACGATTTCACTTTCCGAAGTTTTCTGCTTTTTATTGTCTTTACAACTGAAAAACAGCACTGCGACTGTCGGGAGAAGATATTTTTTCATAAATAAAATGTAAGGTTATAAAATATTGAGCAACAAAAATTACAAGAACCGTTCCCAAAAATGAAAACGGTTGCACATTTTTTAAATAGATCTTTATTTAATTTGTCTTTCATGCTAAGATTTACTTTTAGAGAAAATCAACTAAACAATTCAAATCACGTTTTTTTAAAATTTACTGTTAGGATAATTTCTATATTTATTTTTAAAAAATTAAACTTTTTCTGTCTTTTCACACAAGATATTTTTGGTTTTCACTGTAATTTCTGAACCTTCTGCGAGCATTACAGATATTGGTTTCTGTTGATTCAAATTTTTAAAATCCGTGCCGTAAAGCTTCTCAAAATCTACATTCATCTGATAATCTTTTACTCTGTACCAGTCCCACTTTGGATGACAGACTTCATACTCTGATGTCTTTTCGGATCTTTTTGTGTAGCCGAAATAATGCTCTGTAATAAATTCAAACTCTGAATCATTCTCCATCGGAAGCGCAACATTATCCGCTGTAATTTCTACAGAATGCCAGTTTTTATCTTTCCAGGAATATCTGATCATAAAATCGTTTTCGTTCTGTTGAATTTTATTTTTCATGCGCATCGTCTGATAATTTTCTCTGTA
It contains:
- a CDS encoding PQQ-dependent sugar dehydrogenase, producing MKKYLLPTVAVLFFSCKDNKKQKTSESEIVTKTDTLKLPAPDEKASKNKFSNVIGWPAGKTPTAPEGFVVTRFAENIKSPRNMIQAANGDVFVVLSNSERTKTEKIKNDISGKSDAEVGGKSANRIILYRDANKDGIPESSSVFLDQLNQPYGMLIIKDKFYVANTDGLWVYPYKEGDTKITQPGKKIVNLPAGGYNNHWTRNLIANKEQSKIYISVGSGSNVGENGMENEVRRANILEVNLDGSGEKIYAAGLRNPVGMSWNPATGELYTVVNERDELGDELVPDYLTSVKQGQFYGWPYAYFGKNEDPRRKGEKPELVAKTLVPDVPLGSHTASLGLSFYTGNQFPEKYKNGAFIGQHGSWNRSSLAGYQVAFVPFNNGKASGSYQPFLTGFIANEQKGDVYGRPVGVLQIADGSLLVADDVSGIVWRVAYAKN
- a CDS encoding YqjF family protein; the protein is MNFLTAEWRKLAIINYDINPEILKKYLPEGTELDYYDGKCYVSLVGFMFLNTKLLGIPVPYHRNFEEVNLRFYVKKNEGNVWKRGVVFIKEIVPKPALSFVANSVYRENYQTMRMKNKIQQNENDFMIRYSWKDKNWHSVEITADNVALPMENDSEFEFITEHYFGYTKRSEKTSEYEVCHPKWDWYRVKDYQMNVDFEKLYGTDFKNLNQQKPISVMLAEGSEITVKTKNILCEKTEKV